In Antechinus flavipes isolate AdamAnt ecotype Samford, QLD, Australia chromosome 6, AdamAnt_v2, whole genome shotgun sequence, the sequence AGCTTCCAGGTTTCACTGATTTTATAAAAAGCTTGAATCCCAGGGTGACTCCTGAGGACATTTTCCTAAAGAATTTCTGGGAGTCAGTCTTTCCTTGCAGACTTAAAGTAGATAAACACATGGAAATGTTAGATTCTTTATGCCCAGAAGGACTTTCCTTAACTGAATTACACTATATAAATTTGGACAGGATCACAACAGAACTGAGTTTTAATGTTTACAATGCAGTCTATTTAGTGGCCCATGCTCTCCATCACATGCTCCAGTCTGAGGCAAGAGAGACATCACACCTTGGACAAAACCCAGATCTTTCTTGGAAGGTAAATGATATGTGTACATTACATAGCACAgagtctggcatatagtaattactatataaatgcttttttccactAAAATAAGATAACTCTTCTTACCAGAGATATCATTTctaaaagaattacaaatttacttttgttatttattgttcTGGATTAAGGAATGCATAGTATTTAAGTAAACTTTCTTCTGTCATTCTTCATTTTGTACTACAAGGCAAAACTTGCCTTTTCTTCCAGTTCCCTTTTGCTTTCCCTCTATGGAGAATATGACaagattttttttgctttttggggaGTATGTTATTGTAGAAGATGTTGCAAGACTTCCTAGAACTGAGAAattttgatctctttggcatcAATGGTTGAAGTACAGAATTATGTTACTATACTGTTCAGAACTCTCTTAGATTATAATAGATGTCATGGGGTCATTTTTGAGATGCAATTTTTGTGCTGTTTTTTCATCTTCTGATATATTACAAAAGCTACTCTGTTTCTCCTAAGAGATTCTTGACCACTGAGGTACACGTTATGATTACCAGAATTAGACTCTGCTGACAAAGGTTCATATagacaaaacaataattttttttaatagcaacatataggtgagatttgaactagAAGGAAAGTTGAATGCTACAGAATCCATGCTTTTGAATGGTGATGCtaaagaagacttttgagagtctttTTAACAGCAAAAAGATCTCTAATCAGTCAAAACTTCAAGAAATTTAATTCAGAGGGTTCACTGGAAAGTCCAACTTAGAAGATGAAGCTAAAATTCTTTGGTGGCATAATGAAAAAGTTGGATTTATTGGAAAAATCCCTAATGTTGGAAacgattgaaggcaaaaggaagagGGGACAGCAGAAAacaagatggatagatagtatcatggaaaccATGATCATTATCATGAATAGAATTGAAGAGATAATGTAGGATAGAAGAACCAGGTCCATTACAGTCCATAATACTGTAAAGAGTTGGACAGGAGGAATCAATAACTAtaaaacaaacatgaaatattatttctaatgaatttcttttttccctggaATAATGAAATCTTACCACAACAATTCTCAGTGAGAATAATGGAGattgtatttctgttttccttcttctcATTTTATGTTCCATCTCTCTAAGGAATTTCCTTGAATATTGTCAATTGAACAATGAAAACTAGATCTTGTGTATCCAAAATATTTTGCTAGCTTTCATTGAAGCCTCAGCTTGTCCAATTTGTCTTAGATGGTTTTAATGATTCCTTTTCTTACAATTTATCATTATGtaatttcttccattaaaattattctccttcctatttattttgcatcACTGAATATTTCAAATGGTTTAAGATTATAAAGCATTAatatttgcttttccttctatGCCTTTAGTAGGAATGTCAAATTGTGCTTTATACCTGGTTGTGTTATCAACAATATTAGAGGTGTGTACtgaacttttttattaaaaagactTTTGAATAAGTagtaaaaaaatcaacaaaagaaagaacaataagggacagctaaatggtgcagtgcatagggcactggccctggagttaggtgaagctgagttcaaacctaacctcaaacacttaatacttgctagttgtgtgaccctgaacaagtcacttagccccaattgcctcacacacacaaacacacacacacacacacgcagaaaTCCCCTTAAAAATACATCCATCATCTCATgtttttaagcacctactctatCCTAGGAAAATTGCtgagttctggggatacaaagaatggcCCCATTTTTGAGgctctcacaatctaatgagaaagaaatgggaagctTCTGCTTATAAAAGATATTGAATTTCCTCTGACcacacattttagaaagaactttGAATGCAAGACATCAGAAATATTTGGAAGAAATTACTGATTTGGCAAAAGGAGGATGAAATGGCTTTTGAACTAAGtcctatatttataataattgttTACTTGCTTTATTATTCTTCCATTGTCTGTGGTTAGATatagaaaagcaggaaaaaaccTCTAAGAGAAGCTcaagaattagaatttgaagcaaaaaagaaaatgagaacttttggAAGCTCTAAATTCAGAGCCCACTTATGAGGAATATCTCGGGACATGAGCATGAATCCATATTTCTCCAATGAATAATGACTATCTCTTCTTGCTTTCAGATCCATCGCTTCCTGAAATGCACCAATCCTGGCAACAATGCTAATGATAAGTGTTGGGGGAATGGAACCAGGATGGTGGCTGAGACATATGATATTCTGAATTTCAAATCCTTCCCTAATTCTCTTGAGGTATTGGTGAAAGTGGGTCAAGCGATCCCTTTTAATCAGGAATTCAGCATTAATGAAGAAGATATAGATTGGCCAGAAGACTTTTCTCAGGTTAGGGACCAGTGAATATAAGCTTTATCACCATGCCTGTTTCAGTCCTTGACACTGTTATTTCTTGATTGGCACTAGAATCTTCCCCACAAGCACATGAAATATGTGTGACAGGGTGATAGCATCCACTTCCTCTTCAGTTTTGCTCTAAGACAGagctctgattttctttttttcaatcctactttcaaattctttccaaTTAAGTTACATGATGGTCCTTAGTTGGAAAGAATTTCCATGTTTAGTCCTTATCCCAAATCAAGTGGGCAAGTTTGAAGAATAACAATAGGATGGAGAGtggagaatttttttccccaaagggtCCTTTTGCACCAAAGAGTTCCCTATATCTAGAATCCAAAAATTTTGAAAGTAATGTGTCCTGATATCGTGTCCCAAAGAATGACAATGGTTTTAGACATTAACTTGATCAGAAAAAATTGTTTCACCTTTTAGGTTCTGATAACTTAGTATTccttatattaaataattttgtttcattcaatctgtaaaagaacttttttttttccatgaaggaCTGAGAtcttaacaattaaaataaaaatcaacataGTTGATTTGTGCAtttcaggacaaaaaaaattcaatagatcAGATTTCAAAATTAAGTAGATAGATCATTGTGGATTAAGTGGATTTAAAGtaaagaaatattgaagaaagagtcaaaataacaataactttttttcatatgctGATGTTTGGAAAAGACAAACTTCCAGAGAAAAGGAAGGTTGAGAAGGCAAGCACAGTGATGTGATAGGAAGTACTCTGAACTCAGAATCAGTATTATTTTACTACTACTAGAATTCCAGTTTTACCGCCGCAACTGATGAAAATGGTGATCTTCATGTAGTAAGGGATGAATTAGTATTTGTTGAAATGAActaaattgagttgaattgaaccAGTGGTCCTAAGTTAAGTGATCTAGAATAGATCCCTTACTTTTTATAAGTCTCAAAAAATTCTCCTGATATAAAAATGAACCAAAGGTAACATctggagaataaaaataataatttttaaaagggaataatcagtgcaaagatattttattttcttaggaaatttttcttctaagataaaaacaaaccacaaaatgtAGATTCTTCATTTAAGTATGGTTATATCTTTTGCTGATGTCAAGCATATGTGTCATTATATATAGTTAATTATTTATGTGATTTGATCATTTCCACCAAACTCTTTACAACTCTCCCCAGAATAAGGTCAACCCAAGAATAGGATTAACCAATCAAATCGTCTAATATTCATCTAATCTCAATCAGAACTCTTTAATTAATACATTACAGTGAATAACCTCCAAAATAATAATCCCTCAAACATTCAGGATATTTTATGAAAACACAAAAATAGTTCCTCTTATGTCATCAATTACCTATTGAAAAATAGAgtgcactttaaaaatatatcagtATTTGGGGGCAAAATATACCACAATAtactacagtttaaaaaaaaaaatcaaggaacatAATTGTGCCTAGTGGAGAATCTGTGCAGGTTTATTGGGGAAGAGATGATCTGAAGTGGAAgatggaaaatagagaaagaatttgaCATTGAGAATTACATTGTTTTTGTCCTACAGAATTGCAAATACTTTGTTATGAATGTTTTCCATAGGAAAGGAATGAAACCTTCTTGACCGCAGAATATCCACTTTCAGCAGTCATTCTTAACTTACAatgacattttcttcctttctcttgtaCAAATACAGACTCCAACTTCCATTTGCAGTCTGAAATGTGGCCCTGGATTCAAGAAGACAGTCCTTGAAGGCCAGCCTATATGCTGCTTTGATTGCATCATATGCCCCCAAGGGAAGATTTCCAATCACACAGGTGAATTCCTAAAGATAAACTGTCCTCCCAAAGTAGTAGACATTTTACTCTTTGGTGGGAGGAGGAGAATCTTAACTAGAAGTAACTTTTCCttcatcaaaataatattttctgggTTAAAATAATAGTGCACTTATGAAATCCTTTTCATTTAATGCACTGTGGGGGATTTTTGGTCATTTCTGTAACTATCAAGAGAATCCTCAGGTACAAGATACCAAAAATCTATCCAAGGAGAACCCAGTATCATTTTACTATTATTAGAATCCCTAATGTTTGCCTTTCCATAGTGCCCAATTGTAAATTTCCCCATTTCTGTGGTAAAGCTTATACTAAAACTTAAACTTACTCTTCTCAAGTCTTAAGggaaatttaaataatctaaaacagAAAAAGTCTAGATATTACCTAAATGTAGGTAACTTTGGCATTGAAAATAGGGAGTCTGGAAACAACCTTCTAGAAAACATACCTCCATAAAAGTTTAAGCAGAGAACTCTGGAGAATGTTTGTGAAAGGTTCTTTTCCTTGGAATTGCAGTCTTGACGGAAACAAATTGGTTCAcaaaaaattgtataaaaatcttttctccccttccctacaCCACAGTATTTGAGGTCCATTGCCAACACTGAGTTGGCCTGTCCTGATTAGTTATGTAACTGACTTGCATTGCTTTGTAAATTGGTATATCCAAAAGCTTTTACCTTGGTTTCTCAATAGTTTTATCAGTTCACTAAACACAGTGTCTTGTTTCTTTTGTGAACCAACTTTGACCTCCATGGCAtccttttgtcttatttttattcgTATAATTACAGTTAATTTAGAAGATTAAAAATTTTCTCCAGTCATATAATTGttatcatttctttaaattcttcataattGAATCATTGTAAGAATTTTTAATGTTTGCATAAAAGACCTGATATTTTATGTACTTTGcaattatttgaaatggaatttattttctattttaaacttTTGGATGTTTCATTACATAAAAATGTAGAATTCTTAAGGGTTTACTGTGTAGCCTCATTGATGATTCTATTAATTTTACCTGTTATTGTCTATTCTGGTTTCCCGGGATTTCCATGCCATTCAAAAATaaggatagttttatttcttcctttactatctttatgttttaatttctctCATCATAATGCAATTAATAACATTTCTGACAATATTGCAATTAATAAAAAGTAGATTtgtcatttcacttttttcttaaacttcttggaaaagatactcaTCTGTGTCGTTGCATACGATTTTAGCTATATAAAGGTGTATCATTATGATATAAAAACTTGGCCCTTACATTTTACTTTCCATGGCATTCTCatgataattatttcttttttctgaaaattttctgaaatttattctGAGATAAATTATTGAATAATATGTAAGATACAGTCTCTGTGAGAGTAATTATCCCTGGAGTaatgcatacacatacaaaagATTTTAACACTGATGAGTAGAAACATGAAGGAAACAGTTTTGAAATCCCCACTTAATGAATGGTGGAAACTAGGAAACCATTGTCAAATGTCCAcaattttgtttctgcttttaaaatcattatctttaaagaaaatatacGATAAATATCTCATCAGTATAAGCAGAACATTGTACCATAACCCAGAAGATTCAGTTATAACCTTGTATTAAAAGGACAGTACAAAGTCTTGATCATCTAATTTATTAGTTCTTGGCTTTCAACGATGAAAAATGTGACAGAAGAAATGGATTCAATGTCTCAGAGAACTTTCAGATCTCATTGTGTGTGGTGTAATATTGGAAGTCATTAATATTAGATTTAGTAATCATATAATAGAGAATCAATATCGTCACCATGCTGCTTTATTCATATGTGGAGCTTCATCTGAagataaggaaattttttttttttatttagcttctagaatttttgtctttctgactTAAAATAAGTACTACAAAATGAGGCTGTTTGATGTGGAATAACTAAAACTGCATTATTAGAAAAACTCTTATCTATATAAGATAGAGTGAAATGCTTTTTGTTGTGGTTCTCACAGATGCAGAGCAGTGCCTGCAGTGCCCTGAAGATCAATATCCCAATAGGGAAAGAGATCGCTGCCTCCCCAGGACTGTGACTTTCCTGGCCTATGAGGAACCTCTGGGAATGATTCTGGCCTGTGCAGCCATCTGCTTCTCCCTCCTCACTGTGCTGGTCCTGGGGGTTTTTGTGAAGCACAGGGACACCCCCATAGTCAAAGCCAATAACCGCAGTCTCAGCTACACTCTGCTGGTCTCCCTCAGCCTCTGCTTCCTCTGCTCCTTGCTCTTCATCGGCCATCCTACCACAGCCACCTGCCTGCTGCGCCAAACCACATTCGCAGTTGTCTTCACGGTGGCCGTTTCCTCCATTTTGGCTAAAACCATCACTGTGGTTCTGGCCTTCAGGGCCACCAGACCAGGGAGCAGGCTCCGGAGCTGGCTGGGATCCACAGCATCTTACTCTCTCATTTTCACCTGCACCCTCATCCAAATGTGTCTCTGTGGCATCTGGCTTGTAACATCCCCCCCCTTCCTGGAGATGGACATCCACTCTGAGCCTGGCTCCATTATCATCCAGTGCAATGAGGGCTCCTTCCTCATCTTCTACTGTGTCCTGGGCTACATGGCCTTGCTGGCCTTGGCGAGCTTCACTGTGGCTTTCCTGGCCAGGAACCTGCCGGACACTTTCAACGAAGCCAAGTTCCTGACCTTCAGCATGCTTGTGTTCTGCAGCGTCTGGATCTCCTTCCTGCCCTCGTACCAGAGCTCCAAGGGCAAGGCCATCGTGGCCTTGGAAGTCTTTGCCATCTTGACCTCCAGTGCCGGGATTCTCGCTTGCATCTTTGCTCCCAAGTGCTATGTGATCCTTCTGAGATCAGACAGAAATACCCTGGAGATCCTGAAAAGGAAAGGTACTTCCTGAGAAGCCAGGGTGTCCCAGGTTCTTCCTCACCATTCACAGTGACGTAGCTCCTTAGCTGCTGtagtcttaaaaaaaatgttttaaatttagcTGCCTACTCTGCCTTCTATTTTCTGTTAATACAATCTCTTTCATTGTCAACTGACTCTTATGGCATTTTGAAAGCAGTCATATTGCATGATTTCTGAGTAGAAATAAAGCAATTGTtatcttgaaatattttgtatatggcAGACACTTAGTAGATGAGTTATGATTTAAAATAATGCTgtaataaatcaattaatttacAGGTATGAATGTCAAAGTTCAAAGTAACCTTTGATAAGTCCATCCAACCCCCTGAGTTATTgatttcttatttacaaaattggaactttaatattttctcaatttgtGAATCTGATATCAATCATTACGTTTCTCAAATGTTATTGGAGAAATGAACATATCTCTGAGAGAAGATTTACTGGAGCACGTATAAGACCCAGTGATTTTGCTGAATAATATAATtatcaacaaatatgtataagAAGTTATTATGACTTTCCTTCTTTTGTATGATTTATGTAATTGTAAAGTCATGTAGAAGTATTGTCTTATTTGTTCCCTGCCATTACTTTTGGGAATTATACTGATTTTCAAAAGACACAATAAAAATGAGAGTTTTCATATTTTAGAAGTTAacctatttcctttaaaaaatatttttgaggtgATATTATTTATTCATGCAATATCCCATCACTCCTTATTGGGCAACATTCTactatctgttttctttttgtgagaaatatgaatattttctgaGCAAGAATAATTTGGATTGATGAAATTCTGAGCTTTCCTCAAAACAATAAACAGGACAGACTAATGTCTCTACTAAAAATACAGGACTCTTTAAGtaggcaaaaaattagaaattcccatcaatttggaaatagctgaacaaattgtggtacataattGTGAAAGAACATCATTGTGCTAATAAATCACACAtagaatgttttcagaaaaaacagaattttcattcatttgagttaatgagcattttttctttgaaattttgcttataatttgattttatatcatcatgattctttatttgttttttgtcttgaTTTTCCCTGCCACCATAGTAATTTTTAATTATCTTgcccttttttattgttttttgttcattttttcctatttcttaatTTTACACTTTATATTAAAGATAAATGACTTCACTTTTTTCTATGTTACTATTTACAATGTTAGAATTGggtatttaaaggtttttttgggGCTTCAAGCTGCTTTGACTTAGG encodes:
- the LOC127539881 gene encoding vomeronasal type-2 receptor 116-like, which gives rise to MLFVVVLTDAEQCLQCPEDQYPNRERDRCLPRTVTFLAYEEPLGMILACAAICFSLLTVLVLGVFVKHRDTPIVKANNRSLSYTLLVSLSLCFLCSLLFIGHPTTATCLLRQTTFAVVFTVAVSSILAKTITVVLAFRATRPGSRLRSWLGSTASYSLIFTCTLIQMCLCGIWLVTSPPFLEMDIHSEPGSIIIQCNEGSFLIFYCVLGYMALLALASFTVAFLARNLPDTFNEAKFLTFSMLVFCSVWISFLPSYQSSKGKAIVALEVFAILTSSAGILACIFAPKCYVILLRSDRNTLEILKRKGTS